From Ipomoea triloba cultivar NCNSP0323 chromosome 5, ASM357664v1, the proteins below share one genomic window:
- the LOC116019157 gene encoding beta-glucuronosyltransferase GlcAT14B-like, whose amino-acid sequence MSPIFKQILILAFLPSSLLYLLFLLPPRPHHAHLRLPPAAPLLHPSPPPPRIAYFVSGTVNDGPRIFRLLQAAYHPRNYYLLHLDLAAPGAQREELARMVDSVEVFVAADNVKVVGKADAVNGEGSSPLALVLHGAAVLLRWRDDWDWFVNLDASDYPLIPQDDFLHVMSFVPRSYNFMGYSINISSTDSESIVDIIVDPRLYLFTKGKMFMGNKKRAMPDAFKIFMGSPNVILSRKFVEYAIQGWENLPRTLLLYFSNTRSPHKGYFQTLACNSEFSSTIINSSMRCTGRDQTYEIDHSYSIVLDFNAIHGAAAFIENVSGDAQLLDLIDSQILQRGRGSVTPGGWCVGWSDWGGDPCLQWGDPLVLRPGPAAERFEKLLLNQIRNTTARSDRCGLV is encoded by the exons ATGTCTCCCATCTTCAAGCAAATCCTCATCTTAGCTTTCCTCCCCAGCTCCCTGCTCTACCTCTTGTTCCTCCTCCCTCCCCGCCCCCACCACGCCCACCTCCGTCTCCCGCCCGCCGCCCCTCTGCTCCACCCCTCCCCGCCGCCTCCCAGAATCGCCTACTTCGTCTCCGGCACCGTCAATGACGGCCCCAGGATCTTCAGGCTGCTCCAGGCCGCCTATCACCCCAGGAACTACTACTTGCTCCACCTTGATCTGGCGGCGCCCGGGGCACAGAGGGAGGAGCTCGCGCGGATGGTGGATTCCGTGGAGGTGTTCGTCGCCGCCGACAATGTTAAGGTTGTTGGGAAGGCGGATGCGGTGAATGGCGAGGGGTCGTCGCCTCTGGCTCTCGTGCTCCATGGCGCTGCTGTTCTGTTGCGGTGGAGAGATGATTGGGATTGGTTTGTTAACCTGGATGCCTCGGATTATCCCCTCATTCCCCAAGATG aTTTTCTCCACGTCATGTCTTTTGTTCCAAGGAGCTACAACTTCATGGGGTATAGTATAAACATCAGCTCAACGGA TTCAGAAAGCATTGTGGATATTATTGTCGATCCTCGCCTCTACCTTTTTACAAAGGGGAAAATGTTTATGGGCAACAAAAAGCGCGCAATGCCAgatgcttttaaaatttttatgg GTTCTCCGAATGTCATTCTCAGCCGAAAGTTTGTTGAATACGCAATCCAAGGATGGGAAAATTTGCCAAGAACGCTCCTCTTATACTTCTCAAACACTAGGTCTCCTCATAAAGGCTATTTTCAAACCCTTGCTTGCAATTCGGAATTTTCTAGTACGATCATCAACTCAAGCATGCGCTGTACTGGTCGCGACCAAACCTATGAAATAGACCATTCATACTCCATAGTTTTAGATTTTAACGCAATACATGGAGCGGCTGCTTTCATTGAAAACGTTTCTGGGGACGCTCAGCTATTAGACTTGATTGATTCGCAAATACTTCAACGTGGCCGGGGGTCCGTCACACCTGGAGGGTGGTGCGTAGGTTGGTCAGATTGGGGCGGCGATCCCTGCCTTCAGTGGGGCGATCCTCTTGTTCTCAGACCTGGGCCCGCCGCAGAAAGATTCGAGAAACTTCTCTTGAATCAAATCAGGAATACAACGGCCAGGTCAGATAGATGTGGTCTTGTTTGA
- the LOC116020088 gene encoding metal tolerance protein 11 — translation MVETVNLDVDRGGSEEHLLLAAETSKTDCSWRLNFDGFELSPEHKEKPPRGLHDCLGVLREEDIVAEYYQQQVEMLEGFNEMDALADRGFVPGMSKEEREKLAKSETAAIRISNIANMVLFAAKVYASIRSGSLAIIASTLDSLLDLLSGFILWFTAFSMQTPNPYQYPIGKKRMQPLGILVFASVMATLGLQIILESVRTLISEESNFNLTKEQERWVVGIMIFVTLVKLVLVFYCRSFTNEIVKAYAQDHFFDVVTNIIGLVAALLANYITGWIDPVGAIILALYTIRTWSMTVLENVNSLVGKSATPEFLQKLTYLCWNHHKAIRHIDTVRAYTFGSHYFVEVDIVLPADMPLQEAHDIGESLQEKLELLQEIERAFVHLDYEYSHKPEHAQAHQ, via the exons ATGGTGGAGACGGTTAACCTCGACGTCGATCGCGGTGGCTCCGAGGAGCACCTCCTGCTGGCGGCGGAGACGAGCAAAACTGACTGCTCCTGGAGGTTGAACTTCGACGGGTTCGAGTTGTCGCCGGAGCACAAGGAGAAGCCTCCTCGTGGCCTCCATGACTGCCTTGGGGTTTTAA GAGAAGAAGATATTGTGGCAGAGTATTATCAACAACAGGTAGAAATGCTTGAGGGATTTAATGAAATGGATGCCTTAGCAGATCGTGGTTTTGTGCCAGGAATGTCAAAG GAAGAAAGGGAAAAGTTGGCCAAAAGTGAGACAGCTGCCATAAGGATATCAAATATTGCAAACATGGTTCTCTTTGCTGCTAAGGTTTATGCATCTATACGGAGTGGGTCACTGGCCATCATTGCATCCACATTAGACTCTCTGCTTGATCTTCTCTCTGGTTTTATTTTGTGGTTTACGGCTTTCTCCATGCAGACACCAAATCCATATCAATATCCAATTGGAAAGAAACGTATGCAGCCTTTG GGAATCCTTGTTTTTGCTTCTGTGATGGCGACCTTAGGACTGCAGATAATTTTGGAATCTGTGCGCACTCTTATATCTGAG GAGTCAAATTTCAACCTCACCAAAGAACAGGAGCGATGGGTTGTTGGCATAATGATTTTTGTCACTCTGGTGAAACTAGTTTTGGTGTTTTATTGTCGATCCTTCACCAATGAAATTGTCAAGGCATATGCCCAGGATCACTTCTTTGATGTTGTCACTAACATCATAGGCCTTGTTGCTGCATTACTTGCAAACTACATAACTGGCTGGATTGATCCTGTCGGAGCTATTATT CTGGCTTTGTACACCATCCGAACATGGTCAATGACAGTGCTGGAGAACGTGAACTCCCTCGTTGGCAAATCAGCAACGCCAGAGTTTCTACAGAAGCTGACATACCTGTGTTGGAATCACCACAAGGCCATACGGCACATAGACACCGTCAGGGCTTACACCTTCGGCTCTCACTACTTTGTCGAAGTTGACATAGTCTTGCCTGCAGACATGCCCTTGCAAGAGGCTCATGACATCGGAGAATCCTTGCAGGAGAAACTGGAACTGCTGCAAGAGATCGAGCGGGCATTTGTTCATCTGGATTATGAGTACAGCCACAAACCAGAACATGCACAGGCTCATCAGTAG
- the LOC116019684 gene encoding uncharacterized protein LOC116019684 yields MALNPLSKILEENKHTGPNFTDWLRNLRIVLNLEKIGYVLDQDPPLIGIIPDDVDVDQLATHNVEVAAFDKRKDDDLRAKSYILASMTNELQRQHEKMSDAKSMVNHLQELYGEHSRIARYEVTKALFRAKLQEGGNVGDHVLNMIDLLERLEELNIFLDSELEVDLIIQSLPDSFGPFIMNFHMNKLHCSKSDLHNMLCTAHATMKGINTDTVLLASSKSKKKRKNKKASEVKPTGVVTKTKGKVVSKGKCFHCKKEGHWXIKL; encoded by the coding sequence ATGGCTTTAAATCCTTTGTCCAAAATACTCGAAGAAAACAAACATACTGGACCAAATTTCACTGATTGGCTCCGAAATTTGAGAATCGTTCTCAATTTAGAAAAGATCGGTTATGTTTTGGACCAAGATCCTCCATTGATTGGTATCATACCAgatgatgttgatgttgatcaGCTTGCTACTCATAATGTTGAGGTTGCAGCATTTGATAAGCGGAAGGACGATGATCTGAGGGCTAAGAGTTATATCCTTGCCTCTATGACCAATGAGTTACAACGTCAGCATGAAAAGATGTCTGACGCAAAATCTATGGTCAATCACCTACAAGAGTTGTACGGTGAGCACAGTAGGATTGCACGTTATGAGGTTACTAAGGCCTTATTTCGAGCAAAACTACAAGAAGGAGGAAATGTAGGAGATCATGTCCTAAATATGATTGACTTGTTGGAGAGATTGGAAGAATTAAATATCTTCCTTGACTCTGAGCTTGAAGTAGACTTAATTATACAGTCTCTTCCGGATTCTTTTGGGCCTTTCATAATGAATTTCCACATGAACAAGCTTCATTGTTCCAAATCTGATCTGCACAATATGTTGTGCACTGCTCATGCTACAATGAAGGGTATAAATACTGATACTGTTCTTTTGGCCTCTTCCAAgtcgaagaagaagagaaagaacaaGAAGGCTTCTGAAGTGAAACCAACTGGGGTCGTGACCAAAACTAAAGGGAAGGTTGTAAGTAAAGGAAAGTGTTTCCATTGCAAAAAAGAAGGGCATTGGNATATTAAGTTGTAA